In a single window of the Papaver somniferum cultivar HN1 chromosome 8, ASM357369v1, whole genome shotgun sequence genome:
- the LOC113306200 gene encoding MATH domain and coiled-coil domain-containing protein At3g58270-like codes for MEAKQEESSQEHLANEVKKLLSPSPVGVEVPLSSKFTWVIKNFSKLKTKKHYCDVFTIGGYKWCMLIFPKGNSIDQLSMYLNVANPATLPYGWTVAIIWKDAVHQFTVGEPDWGFTSFMPLSELYDPGKGYLVNDTCIIEAEVFPGYTACSKLMPNPIPATHSGETVSLPCWKLNQDTIPEFKKKLKKGMLLLLREEGARYAVVPRSGACQDVSMWVFAKEREEKFIKSLKLYVKKRVVAGQEIKELRALLLLSLTKRWRRMQKKLLLSKFSDAEKSLSLRC; via the exons ATGGAGGCGAAACAAGAAGAAAGCTCCCAAGAG CATCTGGCGAATGAGGTTAAGAAGTTGCTGTCTCCTTCACCAGTGGGAG TCGAGGTTCCTCTATCTTCAAAATTCACTTGGGTAATTAAGAACTTCTCTAAGTTGAAAACTAAAAAACATTACTGTGATGTTTTCACCATTGGTGGTTATAAATG GTGTATGCTGATTTTTCCAAAGGGAAACAGTATAGACCAATTATCGATGTACCTTAATGTTGCAAATCCGGCTACTTTGCCGTATGGGTGGA CTGTAGCAATAATTTGGAAAG ATGCAGTACATCAATTTACTGTAGGAGAACCTGATTGGGGTTTTACATCATTCATGCCTCTTAGTGAACTCTATGATCCTGGTAAAGGATATCTCGTAAATGATACTTGTATTATTGAAGCAGAGGTTTTTCCTGGTTACACCGCTTGTTCAAAGTTAATGCCAAACCCTATACCAGCAACACATTCAGGTGAAACAGTGTCCTTGCcctgttggaagttaaaccaagatacg ATTCCAGAGTTTAAGAAAAAGCTTAAAAAAGGTATGTTGCTGCTGCTCCGTGAAGAAGGCGCAAGGTATGCTGTTGTTCCGAGATCTGGTGCCTGTCAAGATGTGTCCATGTGGGTCTTTGCAAAGGAACGAGAAGAGAAGTTTATTAAAAGTTTGAAGCTTTACGTGAAGAAAAGAGTTGTTGCTGGTCAGGAGATCAAAGAGTTGCGAGCTTTACTGCTGCTGTCTTTGACGAAGAGATGGAGGAGAATGCAAAAGAAGTTGTTGCTATCAAAGTTTTCTGATGCCGAAAAAAGTTTGAGCTTGAGATGCTGA